A genomic window from Peromyscus maniculatus bairdii isolate BWxNUB_F1_BW_parent chromosome 1, HU_Pman_BW_mat_3.1, whole genome shotgun sequence includes:
- the LOC102915936 gene encoding olfactory receptor 2AG1-like, with product MEPWNSTLGSAFILVGILDDSGSPELLCSMITVLYTLALTSNGLLLLVITVDGQLHVPMYFLLGQLSLIDFFLTSIIIPKAVMDFLLKDNTISLGGCALQMFLALTLGGAEDLLLAFMAYDRYVAICHPLNYMIFMRPSICWLGVATSWILGFLSALGYTIHTMQYPFCKSRKIRHLFCEIPPLLKLACADTSTYELMVYVMGVAFLIPPLALILTSYILILFTVLNKPSNEGRKKALITCSSHLTVVGLYYGALTVMYVLPSSYLSPEQENILSVFYSVVTPALNPLIYSLRNKEVIGALRRVLGKWLLPTQSTF from the coding sequence ATGGAGCCCTGGAACTCCACCTTGGGAAGTGCCTTCATATTGGTGGGGATTCTGGATGACAGTGGCTCTCCTGAACTGCTCTGTTCCATGATCACAGTCCTGTACACATTGGCTCTGACTAGCAATGGACTGCTGCTCCTGGTCATCACTGTGGATGGACAACTCCATGTGCCCATGTACTTTTTGCTTGGGCAGCTCTCTCTCATAGACTTCTTTCTCACATCAATTATCATTCCCAAGGCTGTCATGGATTTTCTGCTCAAAGACAACACTATCTCTTTAGGGGGTTGTGCCCTTCAGATGTTCCTGGCACTGACACTGGGTGGTGCAGAGGACctccttctggccttcatggcctATGACAGGTATGTGGCCATTTGTCATCCTCTGAACTATATGATCTTCATGAGGCCAAGCATCTGCTGGCTTGGAGTAGCTACATCATGGATTCTAGGATTCCTGAGTGCTCTAGGATATACCATCCACACCATGCAGTATCCCTTTTGCAAATCCCGGAAGATCAGACACCTATTTTGTGAGATACCTCCATTGCTGAAGCTGGCCTGTGCAGACACATCCACATATGAACTCATGGTTTATGTGATGGGTGTGGCATTTCTAATTCCACCTCTTGCTCTCATCCTGACTTCCTACATATTAATTCTTTTCACAGTGCTCAACAAGCCctcaaatgaaggaaggaagaaagccctTATCACCTGTTCGTCTCATTTAACTGTGGTTGGGCTGTACTATGGGGCTCTCACGGTCATGTACGTCCTACCCAGTTCCTACCTTAGTCCTGAACAAGAAAACATCCTATCTGTTTTCTACAGTGTTGTCACCCCAGCTTTGAACCCCCTAATCTACAGCCTGAGGAATAAGGAGGTCATTGGGGCCTTGAGGAGAGTCCTGGGAAAGTGGTTGCTGCCCACACAGTCTACTTTTTAG